The Deinococcus koreensis genome window below encodes:
- a CDS encoding acyl-CoA dehydrogenase family protein, with translation MEFSLSDEQRQLQQLARDFARKEIIPVASEYDQKEELPWQVVEKAFEVGLLNASIPEHAGGLGLGMLDECLIGEELGYGCMGIYTILMASELGITPLLVGATEEQQKRFLTPLTEKPSLAAFALSEPNNGSDAAAMNTTAVLDGDEWVINGTKMWISNGGVAELTVVFATTDKQGGHKATVALVVPKDAPGFSYNKIKHKMGQRASLTSELVFENVRVPRENQLGGLGDGFKIAMKTLDKTRIPVAAGSVGIARRALDESVKYAKEREAFGKPIGTFQAIQFKLAEMAMGIETGRLMYQKAAWLVDQGQPHGFESAIAKAYCSEMAFDSANEAIQIHGGYGYVGEYPVEKLLRDSKLNTIYEGTNEIQRVIISRNLLK, from the coding sequence ATGGAGTTCAGTCTGTCCGACGAACAACGTCAGCTGCAGCAGCTGGCCCGCGATTTCGCCCGCAAGGAGATCATTCCGGTCGCCTCCGAGTACGACCAGAAAGAGGAGCTGCCCTGGCAGGTCGTGGAGAAGGCCTTCGAGGTCGGCCTGCTGAACGCCTCGATCCCCGAGCACGCCGGCGGCCTGGGCCTGGGCATGCTCGACGAGTGCCTGATCGGTGAGGAGCTGGGCTACGGCTGCATGGGCATCTACACCATCCTGATGGCCTCCGAGCTGGGCATCACGCCGCTGCTGGTCGGCGCGACCGAGGAGCAGCAGAAGCGCTTTCTGACCCCGCTGACCGAGAAGCCCAGCCTGGCGGCCTTCGCCCTGAGCGAGCCCAACAACGGCTCCGACGCCGCCGCCATGAACACCACCGCCGTGCTCGACGGCGACGAGTGGGTCATCAACGGCACCAAGATGTGGATCAGCAACGGCGGCGTGGCCGAGCTGACCGTGGTGTTCGCCACCACCGACAAGCAGGGCGGCCACAAGGCCACCGTGGCGCTGGTGGTGCCCAAGGACGCGCCGGGCTTTTCCTACAACAAGATCAAGCACAAGATGGGCCAGCGGGCCAGCCTGACCAGCGAACTGGTGTTCGAGAACGTGCGCGTGCCCCGCGAGAACCAGCTCGGCGGCCTGGGCGACGGCTTCAAGATCGCCATGAAGACGCTCGACAAGACCCGCATTCCGGTGGCGGCGGGCTCGGTCGGGATCGCCCGGCGCGCGCTGGACGAATCGGTGAAGTACGCCAAGGAGCGCGAGGCCTTCGGCAAGCCCATCGGCACCTTCCAGGCCATCCAGTTCAAGCTGGCTGAGATGGCCATGGGCATCGAGACCGGCCGGCTGATGTACCAGAAGGCCGCCTGGCTGGTCGATCAGGGCCAGCCGCACGGCTTCGAGAGCGCCATCGCCAAGGCCTACTGCTCGGAGATGGCCTTCGACTCGGCCAACGAGGCCATCCAGATCCACGGCGGCTACGGCTACGTGGGCGAATACCCGGTCGAGAAGCTGCTGCGCGACTCCAAGCTCAACACGATCTATGAGGGCACCAACGAGATCCAGCGCGTGATCATCAGCCGGAATCTGCTGAAGTAG
- a CDS encoding LGFP repeat-containing protein, which translates to MQSRVKFDIRMNITDEETFSTDEHASVIRGGTLALDVHAPEQRILIVGKCGGRRRVELRVSFCRQAAGAVQVTGQARLLQDGAEVSSGHSAPEPDLSEPSHPAPDSAAFSALVGAGESRALCLPLTAGEGDMAFAQIMFGLSVLAVNPQQPAAALEVAAAALGPGRTGAALSGCEAVRGGFRQRFEHCDLYALPGGGVHDLSGELRRKYDAWGGPDSALGLPVTGTQVCPDGVGRLCSFAGDASLAWHPRTGPMVVSGRVRAHWEGTGAERGPLGYPTSDTLTLGQRSQQSYATFQNGVVYTEEEQVSEPARAALSGAQVCALVEEALRNRLGSAGLLHLDTLALVGVSDTAHDFTRSGNRVLTYRATGTVRADQTEPRPTAFDLTLPLQFVPSPHPDGHRAVRLMARQAGVIGLTTPLDSGSAPLTERLQAVSGVLTTLLPAPELLGVVPSGAGLLSFRVTSDGGIRLAFRPDGAGTLAAQHAQTLFDTLLRRSVVPTAD; encoded by the coding sequence ATGCAGAGCCGGGTGAAGTTCGACATTCGCATGAACATCACCGACGAGGAAACGTTCAGCACAGATGAGCACGCCAGCGTGATCCGGGGGGGGACGCTGGCGCTCGACGTGCACGCCCCGGAGCAGCGGATCCTGATCGTCGGCAAGTGCGGCGGCCGGCGGCGCGTGGAGCTGCGGGTGTCGTTCTGCCGGCAGGCCGCCGGCGCGGTGCAGGTCACCGGGCAGGCCCGACTGCTTCAGGACGGGGCGGAAGTCTCGTCTGGGCACTCCGCGCCAGAGCCCGACCTTTCAGAGCCGAGCCACCCGGCCCCCGACTCCGCAGCGTTCTCCGCCCTCGTCGGAGCCGGGGAGTCGCGGGCCCTGTGCTTACCGCTCACCGCCGGGGAGGGGGACATGGCGTTCGCGCAGATCATGTTCGGCCTGAGTGTCCTGGCCGTGAATCCGCAGCAGCCCGCGGCGGCCCTGGAGGTGGCGGCGGCCGCCCTCGGCCCGGGCCGCACGGGCGCCGCGCTGTCCGGCTGCGAGGCGGTGCGGGGCGGCTTCCGGCAACGCTTCGAGCACTGCGACCTGTACGCCCTGCCCGGGGGCGGCGTGCATGACCTGAGCGGTGAACTCCGGCGCAAGTACGACGCCTGGGGCGGCCCGGACAGCGCCCTGGGCCTGCCGGTCACCGGTACCCAGGTCTGCCCGGACGGCGTGGGGCGCCTGTGCAGCTTCGCGGGCGACGCCAGCCTGGCCTGGCACCCCCGCACCGGCCCGATGGTCGTCTCCGGCCGCGTCCGGGCCCACTGGGAGGGCACCGGGGCCGAGCGCGGCCCGCTGGGCTATCCCACCAGCGACACCCTGACGCTCGGCCAGCGGTCTCAGCAGAGCTACGCCACCTTCCAGAACGGCGTCGTCTACACCGAGGAGGAACAGGTCAGCGAGCCGGCCCGCGCGGCGCTGAGCGGCGCCCAGGTGTGTGCGCTGGTGGAGGAGGCGCTGCGGAACCGGCTGGGGAGCGCCGGCCTGCTGCACCTGGACACCCTGGCGCTGGTCGGCGTGAGTGACACGGCCCACGACTTCACCCGCAGTGGCAACCGCGTGCTCACGTACCGGGCCACGGGAACGGTGCGCGCCGACCAGACGGAGCCCCGACCCACCGCCTTCGATCTGACCCTCCCGCTGCAGTTCGTCCCCAGCCCCCACCCGGACGGCCACCGGGCCGTGCGCCTGATGGCCCGGCAGGCCGGCGTGATCGGGCTGACCACCCCGCTGGACTCCGGGTCAGCCCCCCTGACGGAGCGGCTGCAGGCGGTCAGCGGCGTGCTGACGACCCTGCTGCCCGCGCCGGAGCTGCTGGGGGTGGTGCCGTCCGGTGCCGGGCTGCTGAGCTTCAGGGTGACCAGCGACGGCGGCATCCGCCTCGCCTTCCGGCCTGATGGAGCGGGCACGCTGGCCGCGCAGCACGCGCAGACCCTCTTCGATACGCTGCTGCGACGGAGTGTCGTGCCAACGGCGGACTGA
- a CDS encoding Rieske 2Fe-2S domain-containing protein, with protein sequence MSEPGRRPVSGARRITRRALLERWWVLPVAGTLGTFAYLGWYGARVTFGKSQAGPPAFQPGTPQAVGDLGQLRSLWAEQTFSYAGRPCTLLRVPQPVEGGLSGPDGLHLVAYSRVCTHLGCSVNLVRDPEVLAFAFNYRPPADAQHPQLGCRCHYSVFDPLQAGEAVFGKANGPLPRVRLERRGTQIWATGIEAAPALDT encoded by the coding sequence GTGAGCGAACCGGGCCGCCGTCCCGTCAGCGGGGCCAGGAGGATCACCCGCCGGGCCCTGCTGGAGCGCTGGTGGGTGCTGCCGGTGGCGGGCACACTGGGCACCTTCGCCTATCTGGGCTGGTACGGGGCCCGCGTGACCTTCGGCAAGAGCCAGGCTGGGCCGCCGGCCTTCCAGCCGGGCACGCCCCAGGCGGTGGGCGACCTGGGCCAGTTGCGTTCGCTGTGGGCCGAGCAGACGTTCTCCTACGCGGGACGGCCCTGCACGCTGCTGCGGGTGCCCCAGCCGGTCGAGGGCGGCCTGTCGGGCCCGGACGGCCTGCATCTGGTCGCTTATTCACGGGTCTGCACGCACCTGGGCTGCTCGGTGAATCTAGTGCGCGACCCCGAGGTGCTGGCCTTCGCCTTCAACTACCGCCCGCCGGCGGACGCGCAGCACCCGCAGCTGGGCTGCCGCTGCCACTACAGCGTGTTCGACCCGCTGCAGGCCGGCGAGGCCGTGTTCGGCAAGGCCAACGGGCCGCTGCCCCGGGTGCGCCTGGAGCGGCGCGGCACCCAGATCTGGGCCACAGGCATCGAGGCGGCCCCGGCCCTGGACACGTAG